The following coding sequences lie in one Acidimicrobiales bacterium genomic window:
- a CDS encoding PilT/PilU family type 4a pilus ATPase has protein sequence MIAASRVVGEFLVSRKVLSRDVLEESLVREAETGIPLTKLLASEGLVGERDLIAAIGAHLGIPVWDPDRDPIPSMVAGMLPLAMAQRLRAVAVGMNTTLLRVAMENPTDQSAIDQISRETGWTVEAVLAAAADISLAIEVLYNVDDAPAAAKPDVAVGEEPPPAELHLNVLLAEMVASGASDLHISAGLPPCIRVDGHLRPMEGYDVLTPSETRRLVYGILAQRQREKFEEELELDTSHSVPNAGRFRLNVFLQKDSVGAVLRAIPFKIVPLDKLGVPAVVGDLANLPRGLVLVCGPTGSGKSTTLASVVDIVNTTRPDHIMTVEDPIEFVHTSKRSVVNQREVGEDTKSFAAALKHVLRQDPDVILVGEMRDLETISTALTAAETGHLVFGTLHTQDAPQSIDRVIDVFPAHQQQQIRVQLAAALQAVVCQQLLPRLGGKGRGVACEVLIATPAIRNMIREGKVHQIYSAMQGGGKFGMQTMDQSLADLVRGSKISLEVALERCHHEDELRRLVAGAR, from the coding sequence ATGATCGCCGCATCCAGGGTGGTGGGGGAGTTCCTCGTATCCCGCAAGGTCCTCTCCCGCGATGTTCTCGAGGAGTCGCTGGTCCGTGAGGCGGAGACCGGCATTCCTCTTACAAAGCTCCTCGCCTCTGAGGGCCTCGTCGGTGAGCGTGACCTGATCGCCGCCATCGGCGCCCACCTCGGCATTCCGGTGTGGGATCCTGACCGTGACCCCATCCCAAGCATGGTCGCTGGCATGCTTCCACTGGCGATGGCTCAGCGCTTACGGGCCGTCGCGGTGGGAATGAACACCACGCTGCTACGTGTCGCGATGGAGAACCCGACCGACCAGTCGGCAATAGATCAGATATCCCGTGAGACCGGCTGGACGGTCGAGGCCGTACTCGCGGCCGCGGCGGATATTTCTCTCGCGATAGAAGTTCTGTACAACGTCGATGATGCGCCGGCCGCCGCCAAGCCAGATGTCGCGGTGGGGGAGGAGCCCCCTCCAGCGGAGCTTCATCTGAACGTGTTGCTTGCCGAAATGGTGGCCTCGGGCGCCTCCGACCTTCACATAAGCGCCGGTCTGCCTCCGTGCATCCGCGTTGATGGGCATTTGCGACCGATGGAGGGCTACGACGTACTAACCCCATCGGAAACAAGGCGCCTCGTTTACGGGATCCTCGCCCAACGCCAGCGTGAGAAGTTCGAGGAAGAACTCGAGCTCGACACCTCTCATTCGGTGCCAAACGCAGGTCGGTTCCGGCTCAACGTCTTCCTCCAGAAGGACTCGGTTGGTGCGGTCCTCCGTGCTATTCCGTTCAAGATCGTCCCGCTGGACAAGCTAGGGGTCCCCGCGGTCGTCGGTGACCTGGCCAACCTTCCGCGAGGTCTCGTTCTAGTTTGTGGGCCAACTGGTTCCGGCAAGTCGACCACGTTGGCGTCTGTAGTTGACATCGTCAATACGACCCGACCCGACCACATCATGACCGTCGAGGATCCGATCGAGTTCGTTCACACCAGCAAGCGATCGGTTGTTAACCAGCGAGAGGTTGGCGAAGACACCAAATCGTTCGCAGCCGCCCTCAAGCACGTCCTTCGGCAGGACCCGGACGTGATTCTGGTGGGCGAAATGCGGGACCTCGAAACCATCTCCACCGCCCTTACGGCGGCAGAAACTGGCCACCTGGTGTTCGGCACCCTTCACACCCAGGACGCACCGCAGTCGATTGACCGCGTGATCGACGTCTTCCCGGCCCACCAGCAGCAACAGATTCGTGTCCAGCTGGCGGCGGCACTGCAGGCGGTGGTCTGTCAGCAGCTCCTTCCACGGCTCGGTGGCAAGGGTCGAGGGGTGGCTTGCGAAGTTCTCATTGCCACGCCCGCCATCCGGAACATGATTCGTGAGGGCAAAGTTCACCAGATCTACAGCGCCATGCAGGGCGGTGGGAAGTTCGGGATGCAGACCATGGACCAATCCCTCGCCGATTTGGTCCGCGGCTCAAAAATCTCTCTCGAGGTAGCCCTAGAGCGCTGCCACCACGAGGACGAACTACGCCGGCTAGTCGCAGGAGCTCGCTGA
- a CDS encoding ATPase, T2SS/T4P/T4SS family: MAAPSLGVEPAAPTDDELLGKLLVDAGLLTEEACQKALSVRTERGQDLARILIDDSLVSETDLVATLARHLKLEFVDLTEYPVDAAAARLIGDSMARRYMALPIGWYEGRLIVAMADPSNVFAVDDIRTVTGAEIRIAVATAGSVVAAIGRFHRVDSEAEDVSAEAASTFEGEADLSRVREITEDSPIVKLVNLLVTQAINDRASDIHIEPGEDDVRVRYRIDGVLHEVMRPPKRIQSGIVSRLKVMADINIAERRIPQDGRITTMIDGRHVDLRVATLPTVHGEKVVMRVLDKSTALLRLSDLGFLPENMSRYEESYRKPYGTILVTGPTGSGKSTTLYATLNILNDESKNVITVEDPVEYQLPGINQVQVNSKAGLTFAAALRSILRSDPDIVLVGEIRDRETAIIGIEAALTGHLVLSTLHTNDAASTPSRLIEMGVEPFLVGSALDCVVAQRLARRLCDKCKKAYKPEMSELVSVGWDVERLGEIDKSTEIFRSHGCGACGGTGFHGRFAVHEVLPISEEVERLIVERGHSDDIRKLAIGQGMLTLRQAGLVAVSQGGTSIEEILRVVA, encoded by the coding sequence ATGGCTGCCCCTTCCCTGGGGGTGGAACCTGCCGCCCCCACAGACGATGAGCTTCTCGGCAAGCTCCTCGTCGACGCGGGCCTGCTCACGGAGGAGGCGTGCCAGAAGGCACTTTCTGTACGGACTGAGCGTGGCCAGGATCTTGCAAGGATCCTCATAGACGATTCGCTGGTAAGCGAGACCGATCTGGTCGCCACGCTCGCCAGGCACCTGAAGCTCGAGTTCGTCGACCTCACCGAGTATCCGGTCGACGCTGCCGCGGCCCGGTTGATCGGCGACTCGATGGCCAGGCGCTACATGGCTCTTCCGATCGGGTGGTACGAGGGCCGGCTGATCGTGGCGATGGCCGACCCGTCGAACGTTTTTGCTGTCGACGACATCCGTACGGTCACCGGTGCAGAGATCCGCATCGCCGTGGCAACGGCGGGCTCGGTCGTGGCCGCCATAGGTCGCTTCCACAGAGTCGACAGCGAAGCCGAGGACGTCAGCGCAGAGGCGGCGAGCACCTTCGAGGGTGAGGCAGACCTTTCCAGGGTCCGTGAGATCACCGAGGACTCGCCGATCGTCAAGTTGGTCAACCTCTTGGTCACCCAGGCGATCAATGACCGGGCCTCGGACATCCACATAGAGCCCGGCGAGGACGATGTTCGTGTCAGGTACCGCATCGACGGTGTGCTCCACGAGGTGATGCGCCCTCCCAAACGCATCCAATCCGGGATCGTCAGTCGCCTCAAGGTGATGGCTGACATCAACATCGCCGAGCGACGGATCCCGCAAGACGGGCGGATCACCACGATGATCGACGGACGCCACGTCGACTTACGCGTAGCGACGCTTCCCACCGTGCACGGCGAGAAGGTCGTCATGCGCGTGCTCGACAAGTCAACCGCATTGCTCAGACTGTCGGACCTCGGATTTCTCCCCGAGAACATGTCCCGATACGAGGAGTCCTATCGAAAGCCGTACGGGACGATTCTCGTGACGGGGCCCACCGGGTCAGGGAAATCCACGACCCTCTACGCGACGCTGAACATTCTGAACGACGAGTCGAAGAACGTCATCACGGTCGAGGATCCTGTCGAATACCAGCTCCCCGGTATCAACCAGGTGCAGGTGAACTCCAAGGCCGGCCTCACGTTTGCGGCCGCACTGAGAAGCATTCTGCGTTCGGACCCCGACATCGTTCTCGTCGGGGAGATCCGCGACCGCGAGACAGCGATTATCGGTATCGAGGCCGCTCTGACCGGGCACCTCGTCCTCTCCACGCTCCACACCAACGATGCGGCATCCACTCCATCACGTTTGATCGAGATGGGCGTCGAGCCGTTCCTGGTGGGCAGCGCGCTCGATTGTGTAGTGGCTCAGCGCCTGGCTCGCCGGCTCTGCGACAAGTGCAAGAAGGCGTACAAGCCTGAGATGTCAGAACTCGTGTCCGTTGGATGGGACGTCGAGCGCCTGGGGGAGATCGACAAGTCGACCGAGATCTTTCGGTCTCACGGTTGCGGAGCCTGTGGCGGAACCGGTTTTCACGGACGCTTCGCGGTTCACGAGGTCCTCCCAATCTCCGAGGAAGTCGAACGGCTGATCGTCGAACGAGGGCATTCCGATGACATCCGCAAGCTCGCTATTGGCCAGGGGATGCTCACCCTTCGGCAGGCCGGTTTAGTGGCCGTGAGCCAGGGCGGCACTTCGATCGAAGAGATCCTCCGGGTCGTCGCCTGA
- a CDS encoding DUF4388 domain-containing protein, which yields MSLEGSLETVALPEVLQLLSDTSKTGELLVRGDRGDGRLWFGQGRLSGFQVAGTDQAADALFDLLRNREGRFEFEADAERPEDAHQVDDEDGEVRPVLEVAQARLAEWTEIIAVVPSLEHVVRLADEAPRARLHLDAAQWALIVAIGEGRPVQEILGRGSLPEFDGCKSLKTLVDTGLATVVEPVVAIVEDPVADVAEVVEEVPEVEDPVAEESEVPVAFEAAPSAEVTDVPAYETYEAPLDPHEYVFSASTATEPTYTEETGEELAPWSVALDDSPANGSDDTDYVPQPVPYPETHDDAEASESHDARAALEALIAEIPADDQESETPHELPDGLADRGPWTSNELAHMSTWHEEEQHQETTSWGSFEVTSSHAPYDVEAPEVASAAGHDAAAHDYEAVDSESVDESDEEEEAEHKPEQVNRGLLLKFLSSVRS from the coding sequence GTGTCACTCGAAGGCTCTCTTGAGACAGTTGCGCTACCTGAGGTGCTACAACTGCTGTCCGACACGTCCAAGACCGGTGAGCTGCTCGTTCGCGGCGACAGGGGCGACGGAAGGCTCTGGTTCGGCCAGGGGCGGCTGAGCGGCTTTCAGGTAGCCGGCACCGACCAGGCGGCCGATGCCCTTTTCGACCTGCTGCGCAACCGCGAGGGCAGGTTCGAGTTCGAGGCAGACGCCGAGCGCCCAGAGGATGCCCACCAAGTTGACGACGAGGATGGAGAGGTCCGTCCGGTCCTGGAGGTAGCTCAGGCCCGCCTCGCGGAGTGGACCGAGATCATCGCCGTGGTGCCCTCGCTCGAGCACGTGGTCCGTCTCGCCGACGAGGCGCCGCGGGCACGGCTTCACCTAGACGCAGCGCAATGGGCTCTCATCGTCGCCATCGGAGAGGGCCGTCCGGTCCAGGAAATCCTGGGTCGGGGCTCGCTGCCCGAGTTCGACGGCTGCAAGTCGCTCAAGACCCTGGTCGACACCGGCCTGGCGACCGTTGTGGAGCCCGTAGTTGCGATCGTCGAGGATCCGGTGGCAGACGTTGCCGAGGTCGTCGAGGAGGTTCCCGAAGTCGAAGATCCCGTCGCCGAGGAGAGCGAAGTTCCAGTTGCCTTTGAGGCCGCGCCTTCTGCCGAAGTCACCGACGTGCCCGCTTATGAGACTTACGAGGCCCCGCTCGATCCCCATGAGTACGTCTTCAGCGCCTCCACGGCAACGGAGCCAACGTACACTGAGGAAACCGGCGAGGAACTAGCCCCGTGGAGCGTCGCGCTCGACGATTCGCCCGCCAACGGGTCCGACGACACGGACTACGTGCCCCAGCCTGTGCCGTATCCCGAGACTCACGACGATGCCGAGGCCAGCGAGTCGCACGACGCCAGGGCGGCTCTCGAGGCCTTGATCGCCGAGATCCCGGCGGACGATCAAGAAAGCGAGACCCCGCACGAACTTCCAGACGGTCTCGCCGACCGCGGGCCATGGACGTCGAACGAACTCGCCCACATGAGCACGTGGCACGAGGAGGAACAGCATCAGGAGACGACTTCCTGGGGGTCGTTCGAGGTGACCTCCTCCCACGCCCCGTACGACGTCGAAGCACCCGAAGTCGCTTCAGCGGCCGGCCACGACGCGGCGGCCCACGACTACGAAGCGGTCGATTCCGAGTCGGTAGACGAGTCCGACGAGGAAGAAGAGGCCGAACACAAGCCGGAACAGGTCAACCGTGGTCTGCTCCTGAAGTTCCTCTCGTCGGTCCGCTCGTAG
- the aroE gene encoding shikimate dehydrogenase codes for MPGRQALLIRPTGATEVAGIIGDPVRHSISPAIHNAAYRALGVDWVYVAFPVPAGQGASAVDAMRVLGLAGLSVTMPHKAAVVERLDRLEHASARLGVVNTITRRPAEEGFELVGDSTDGTGFLSALTQDDGFDPLGKRCLVLGSGGAGRSVALALAQAGASHVGVVGRRREAAAASAELAGEAGASVEPIPGLLEEAAREADLIVNASPVGMASGDGLPFDLQPAWFHPNQVIVDLIYLPATTPLLAAAREKGALASNGLGMLIHQAACQIEIWTGRVAPLDVLSAAALAALSRR; via the coding sequence GTGCCGGGCCGCCAAGCTCTGTTAATCAGGCCGACCGGCGCTACTGAGGTCGCCGGGATAATCGGTGACCCTGTGCGCCATTCCATCTCGCCGGCGATCCACAACGCCGCTTACCGAGCGCTCGGTGTTGACTGGGTATACGTCGCGTTCCCGGTCCCCGCCGGGCAAGGCGCATCCGCCGTCGACGCGATGAGAGTCCTCGGCCTCGCCGGGTTGTCCGTCACCATGCCGCACAAGGCCGCAGTCGTAGAACGCCTCGATCGGCTCGAACACGCCTCGGCCAGGCTCGGGGTTGTGAACACGATCACCCGACGCCCTGCAGAGGAGGGTTTCGAGCTCGTCGGCGACAGCACCGACGGGACCGGCTTCCTATCCGCCCTCACCCAGGACGATGGATTCGACCCGCTGGGCAAGAGGTGCCTCGTCCTTGGATCGGGTGGCGCTGGGCGCTCCGTCGCCCTCGCCCTCGCCCAGGCAGGAGCTTCACACGTCGGAGTCGTCGGGCGCCGGCGCGAGGCGGCCGCTGCCAGCGCTGAGTTGGCGGGCGAAGCGGGAGCATCGGTCGAGCCGATACCCGGGCTGTTAGAGGAGGCCGCACGAGAAGCCGACCTCATCGTCAACGCCAGCCCCGTCGGCATGGCCTCCGGCGACGGCCTGCCGTTCGACCTGCAGCCGGCCTGGTTTCACCCGAATCAGGTGATCGTCGACCTCATCTACCTTCCGGCGACGACACCACTGCTCGCGGCGGCCCGCGAAAAGGGAGCATTGGCCTCAAATGGGCTCGGCATGCTGATCCATCAGGCTGCCTGCCAGATCGAAATCTGGACCGGCCGCGTAGCCCCCCTCGATGTGCTGTCGGCGGCAGCGCTAGCTGCGCTTTCACGCCGATAA
- the mltG gene encoding endolytic transglycosylase MltG, translating to MSDGLQGEQDLLSSGYEQEGSAFETGPAHRRRRRAPRNRLLKRLAAIAAILVVLAAVGLVWANAQINPGKAGKLVSVEIPKGASTSRIGSILAHAGVIHEGFLFSVYVKLSGDGPLLPGQYNLPKNSSYHSAIKALEAGPKILVDKLVVPEGFTVQQIADAVGALPGVGLSAQKFLEAASSGTVRSPYEPAGSNNLEGLLFPATYDVRKGESELDLLEQMIGSFDDHAASLGIDQAASAMGLNPYQVITLASIVEREAKRDPDRPNVASVLYNRLHAGMPLGADSTQAYYLRLTQPGVNPTARQDNLASPYNTRLNKGLPPTPIASPGLPSLQAAISPPSTSYLYFVEINPDGQIGFASTSSGFVQLQKQCRAAKLC from the coding sequence GTGAGCGACGGACTTCAGGGTGAGCAAGATCTGCTTTCCTCTGGATACGAACAAGAGGGCTCGGCTTTCGAGACGGGTCCCGCGCACCGCCGCCGCCGGAGAGCGCCGCGAAACCGCCTGCTCAAGCGCCTCGCCGCCATCGCCGCGATCCTGGTCGTTCTCGCTGCTGTCGGCCTGGTCTGGGCCAACGCGCAGATCAACCCGGGCAAGGCAGGAAAGCTGGTGAGCGTCGAAATTCCGAAAGGGGCTTCGACCTCGCGGATCGGCTCGATCCTCGCTCATGCGGGCGTCATACACGAAGGCTTCCTGTTCTCCGTGTACGTGAAGCTCAGCGGCGACGGCCCGTTGCTCCCGGGTCAGTACAACCTTCCCAAGAATTCTAGCTACCACTCGGCCATCAAAGCCCTCGAGGCGGGGCCCAAGATCCTCGTCGACAAGCTTGTCGTGCCAGAAGGGTTCACCGTCCAGCAAATCGCCGACGCGGTTGGAGCCCTTCCGGGGGTCGGGCTTTCCGCTCAGAAGTTCCTCGAAGCGGCGTCGAGCGGAACGGTTCGAAGCCCGTACGAACCTGCAGGTTCGAACAATCTCGAAGGGTTGCTCTTTCCGGCGACCTACGACGTGCGGAAGGGGGAGAGCGAGCTCGACCTGCTCGAACAGATGATCGGATCGTTCGACGATCATGCGGCGAGCCTCGGCATCGACCAGGCGGCTTCCGCGATGGGCCTCAACCCCTACCAGGTCATCACCCTCGCGTCGATCGTCGAACGTGAAGCCAAACGAGATCCCGACCGTCCGAATGTCGCGAGCGTCCTTTACAACCGGCTGCACGCCGGGATGCCGCTCGGAGCCGACTCCACCCAGGCCTACTACCTGCGCCTGACCCAACCCGGTGTAAACCCGACCGCCCGCCAGGACAATCTCGCCAGTCCATACAACACACGACTCAACAAAGGGTTGCCGCCCACACCGATTGCGAGTCCAGGCTTGCCCTCACTGCAAGCCGCGATCTCGCCGCCGTCCACGAGCTATCTGTATTTCGTTGAAATCAACCCCGACGGCCAAATTGGGTTCGCATCGACATCGTCCGGATTCGTACAACTCCAGAAGCAGTGCCGGGCCGCCAAGCTCTGTTAA
- the ruvX gene encoding Holliday junction resolvase RuvX, with product MIPEGRVVGVDLGSRRIGIAISDTGQSVATPVTTLRRGRTVEQDHRAIAGVVDEYGAIGTVVGVPVSLSGEVGPAAQAVLEEVDELRSRLNVEVETVDERFTTTAAAGTLRASGRDSRKQRELIDQFAAAELLQTWLERRKAPLA from the coding sequence ATGATTCCCGAGGGGAGGGTCGTCGGCGTTGACCTTGGGTCGCGACGCATCGGCATTGCCATCAGCGATACGGGCCAGTCGGTTGCCACACCGGTAACCACTCTCCGCCGAGGTCGAACCGTGGAGCAAGACCATCGCGCCATCGCCGGCGTGGTCGACGAGTACGGTGCGATAGGCACGGTTGTGGGAGTCCCTGTGTCGCTTTCGGGCGAGGTGGGCCCCGCCGCACAGGCCGTGTTGGAGGAGGTCGATGAGCTGAGATCCAGGCTGAACGTCGAAGTGGAAACCGTAGACGAACGGTTCACAACAACAGCGGCGGCAGGGACTCTGCGAGCCTCCGGACGGGACTCTCGCAAGCAGCGTGAGTTGATCGATCAGTTCGCGGCCGCTGAGCTGCTCCAAACATGGCTCGAGCGTAGGAAGGCGCCCCTCGCGTGA
- the alaS gene encoding alanine--tRNA ligase yields the protein MDANAVRRAFTRFFVERDHTAVASAGLIPHHPLAPLFTNAGMNQFIPYLIGEERPPYPRATSIQKCVRVRGKHDDINLVGRTTRHLTFFEMLGNFSFGDYFKEKAIALAWELLTTVYKLDGDRLWVSIYRDDDEAEEIWSQQVGVPISRIQRLDEDNFWEMGDTGPSGPCSEIYFDRGPEWGPDGGPGGGGGEERFVELWNLVFMQYDRQLDGSLKPLPRPNIDTGLGLERVLMVLQDTPSIWETDVIRPIIARAEQLTGRTYGDDPEVDVALRILADHARSMSFLISDGVFPSNEDRGYVLRRLIRRAVRQAYTLGVERPVAAELVAATADVMGEAYPDLVRNSGFVAEVADKEESRFRSTLRSGLAMLEAELASGNGTVSGDVAFRLHDTHGFPIELTREIAAERNATVDDPAFEAAMSRQREQSRQAGRGQEGGGVDRVQAYREVLDRYGPTKFSGYADVSSTSQVLEVLDAGDGQVEIFLDVTPFYAEGGGQVGDNGVIETDTGTARVVDTTAALPGLTRHLARIEDGTIHAGQAASATIDADRRTAIRRNHTGTHLLHWALRSVLGDHVKQQGSLVAPDRLRFDFTHYNPMSEDEIARVEDLVNAQILADEDVTTSMMTKQEADTAGAIAFFDEKYGDEVRVVRAGSESMELCGGTHVSRLGQIGPFEIVSEGSIGSNLRRLEATTGTATLERLRDAERRVANASALLRVRPDELTSAVERKLSELREAESRLRSAEQAALTNRARSLASEASNGWLVARADGLAPDLLRELANQVRQLGSLNTVVLGGTPDGEKAALVALVAKGESPSAPDLIADAARTVGGGGGGKNPEQASAGGRDASKLDEALEQVRELLRDAG from the coding sequence ATGGACGCCAACGCTGTTCGTCGCGCCTTTACACGGTTTTTCGTGGAGCGTGATCACACTGCGGTCGCATCGGCCGGGTTGATCCCGCACCACCCGTTGGCGCCCCTTTTTACCAATGCGGGGATGAACCAGTTCATCCCCTATCTCATCGGCGAGGAGCGCCCGCCGTACCCGAGGGCGACGAGCATCCAGAAATGCGTGAGAGTGCGTGGCAAGCACGACGACATCAACCTGGTCGGGCGCACCACCCGGCACCTCACCTTCTTCGAGATGCTGGGGAACTTCAGCTTCGGCGACTACTTCAAAGAGAAAGCGATTGCTCTGGCCTGGGAGCTGCTAACTACCGTCTACAAGCTCGATGGCGACCGCCTGTGGGTGAGCATCTACCGGGACGACGATGAAGCGGAGGAGATCTGGAGCCAGCAGGTCGGGGTTCCGATCTCCAGGATCCAGCGCCTGGATGAAGACAACTTCTGGGAGATGGGCGACACCGGCCCGTCGGGGCCGTGCTCCGAGATCTACTTCGACCGTGGACCCGAGTGGGGTCCTGACGGCGGCCCAGGAGGCGGCGGAGGCGAGGAGAGGTTCGTCGAGCTGTGGAACCTCGTTTTCATGCAGTACGACAGGCAATTGGACGGATCCCTCAAGCCGCTGCCGAGGCCCAACATCGACACCGGGCTCGGCCTGGAGCGCGTGCTGATGGTCCTCCAGGACACCCCTTCGATCTGGGAGACGGACGTCATCCGGCCGATCATCGCCAGGGCGGAACAGCTGACCGGACGGACCTACGGCGACGACCCCGAGGTGGACGTGGCGCTTCGCATTCTCGCCGATCATGCGAGGTCGATGTCCTTCCTCATTTCGGACGGGGTCTTCCCCAGCAACGAGGACCGCGGCTACGTGCTTCGCCGCCTCATACGTCGCGCGGTCCGCCAGGCCTACACCCTCGGGGTGGAGCGCCCGGTTGCCGCCGAACTTGTCGCCGCGACTGCCGACGTGATGGGCGAGGCCTACCCGGACCTGGTGCGCAACTCCGGCTTCGTCGCCGAGGTGGCCGACAAAGAGGAATCCCGGTTTCGTTCGACCCTGCGTTCCGGGCTGGCCATGCTCGAAGCCGAGTTGGCGAGCGGTAACGGGACCGTTTCCGGTGATGTGGCCTTCCGGCTCCACGACACGCACGGATTTCCGATCGAACTCACCCGAGAGATAGCCGCGGAACGCAATGCCACGGTTGACGACCCCGCTTTCGAGGCGGCGATGAGCCGTCAGCGGGAGCAGTCGCGCCAAGCTGGAAGGGGTCAGGAAGGGGGCGGGGTAGACCGCGTCCAGGCTTACCGGGAGGTCCTCGACCGCTACGGTCCGACCAAGTTCAGCGGATACGCGGATGTTAGTTCGACCAGTCAAGTGCTCGAGGTGCTGGACGCAGGGGACGGGCAAGTTGAGATCTTCCTCGACGTCACCCCGTTCTACGCCGAAGGTGGCGGCCAAGTAGGGGACAACGGCGTGATCGAGACCGACACCGGAACAGCGCGCGTCGTCGACACCACGGCTGCACTACCCGGACTTACCAGGCACCTCGCTCGCATCGAGGACGGAACGATCCACGCGGGTCAGGCCGCGTCGGCGACGATCGACGCCGACCGGCGCACCGCCATAAGGCGCAACCACACCGGAACCCATCTCCTGCACTGGGCGCTCCGGTCCGTCCTGGGCGATCACGTAAAGCAGCAGGGTTCCCTCGTCGCCCCGGATCGCCTCCGTTTCGACTTCACCCATTACAACCCGATGTCGGAGGACGAGATCGCTCGAGTCGAGGATCTGGTGAATGCGCAAATCCTGGCGGATGAAGACGTCACCACTTCGATGATGACCAAGCAGGAGGCCGACACCGCCGGCGCGATCGCGTTCTTCGACGAAAAGTACGGCGATGAGGTCCGGGTCGTGCGAGCAGGCTCCGAATCGATGGAACTTTGCGGCGGCACCCACGTCAGTCGTCTCGGACAGATCGGTCCCTTCGAGATCGTCTCGGAGGGGTCGATCGGTTCGAACCTGAGGCGACTCGAAGCGACCACCGGAACAGCGACGCTCGAACGCCTTCGCGACGCCGAGCGGCGGGTTGCCAACGCGTCAGCACTGCTGCGGGTGCGCCCAGACGAGCTGACCTCGGCGGTGGAACGGAAGCTCTCGGAGTTGAGGGAGGCCGAAAGCCGCTTGAGGTCGGCGGAGCAGGCGGCGTTGACTAACCGGGCTCGTTCGCTTGCTTCGGAAGCCTCGAATGGTTGGCTGGTTGCTCGTGCCGACGGTCTGGCCCCAGACCTGCTGAGAGAGCTGGCGAATCAGGTACGGCAACTGGGTTCGCTCAACACAGTCGTGCTCGGGGGAACCCCGGACGGTGAGAAGGCCGCTCTCGTGGCGCTCGTAGCGAAGGGCGAGAGCCCGAGCGCTCCGGATCTCATTGCGGATGCCGCGAGGACCGTAGGTGGGGGCGGCGGTGGGAAGAACCCGGAGCAGGCGAGTGCAGGCGGTCGGGATGCTTCCAAACTCGACGAGGCACTGGAGCAGGTGCGGGAGCTGCTGAGAGACGCCGGATGA